One Maribacter sp. HTCC2170 genomic window, TCAATAATCTCCAATATTTTTTGCGAAATACGTTGTTCAAGTTCAATGTTGTTCTTTGTTAAACCAAAGGCGTAAAATTGAACGTCAAATTTAATTGGTAAGACTGATAGTTTGTTCAAGGTGGAGTCTTGCTGAATTCGGTATTTTAAAATTGGTTCGTCATAAATAACCGCATCAATCTTATTGTTATTCAATTCTTTCAAACTTGGTACTACCCCGTCGTAAACTTTTATTTCCTTAAAGAAATGATTTTTTAAAAACTCATTACTACTAGAGTTTTTAATAGAACCCACCGTTTTATTCTTGAATTCATTAAAACTATCCGGGTTACTGTTCAACTGGTTTATAGTTAAACTTGATGCAATACTTGCCGTTAACCCACTAATAAACAACAATCCCCCAAACATCAACACTAACGATGTTACTTTTCCCAATTTACTTTTAGGTGCTTTATCACCATAACCTACAGTGGTAAGGGTTACTGCAGACCACCAGATACCATCCCATATACCATTGAAACCGGTTCTAAATTGCTCTTTGTTCTTATTACGTTCAAAAAACCACGCCAACACACCAAAAAGAAGAATTATGAACAGCAAAAGAAAAAAACCTTTTAGGAAATTCACATTAAAAAAACCAAAAACGAAGCTCTTGAACTTTTGCAGAGTAGATGCTTCGGCAATTGCGATAGTAGAGTTCGAGGCATAGAAAGAATCTGTAAACTCCATTTTCTTACTTCGCTCACTTGTAATGGTAAGTGGGTTTATACTCATATCAATTGCACCATTTTCAAGTGCATTGAGCATTCCTTTGAACTCCATTTTCTCATAGGTGAATTCCATATTAAGGTCATTGGCCACTTTTTCCCATAACCAAATGTTTATTCCCTCTAAACGGTCTTCAAATTCAATAATGAACGGAGGTGCTGAGGTATAACCCACCTTAATCGTGTCTTGCGCTACCTGTCCCATTGTGAGACTTGTAGAAAAAATAAGCAGTAAGAAAAGTATAGTTCTGTTCATTAAGTCAAAAATACAATTAATAATGAATTGAAAATTCTGTATTCCAAAACCAAATCAAGCAAGGTAAATTCAATACTTTTACCATATCAAATACCATTTACCATGAATTATAGAA contains:
- a CDS encoding substrate-binding periplasmic protein → MGQVAQDTIKVGYTSAPPFIIEFEDRLEGINIWLWEKVANDLNMEFTYEKMEFKGMLNALENGAIDMSINPLTITSERSKKMEFTDSFYASNSTIAIAEASTLQKFKSFVFGFFNVNFLKGFFLLLFIILLFGVLAWFFERNKNKEQFRTGFNGIWDGIWWSAVTLTTVGYGDKAPKSKLGKVTSLVLMFGGLLFISGLTASIASSLTINQLNSNPDSFNEFKNKTVGSIKNSSSNEFLKNHFFKEIKVYDGVVPSLKELNNNKIDAVIYDEPILKYRIQQDSTLNKLSVLPIKFDVQFYAFGLTKNNIELEQRISQKILEIIESQEWQIILNEYGLSEI